A DNA window from Pontimonas salivibrio contains the following coding sequences:
- a CDS encoding DUF779 domain-containing protein gives MIEATPTIEGETISRVALSDEAATLLRTLWDMHGPLMFHQSGGCCDGSAPMCFAEGDYMTGPGDVRLGEFDISEAQDGSQPISFWMSTEQFQYWSHTHLTVDAVPGRGAGFSLEGPEGKRFIIHSRLMETAEPFVA, from the coding sequence ATGATTGAGGCAACCCCCACAATCGAGGGTGAAACCATTTCCCGCGTCGCCTTAAGCGACGAGGCCGCCACCCTTCTTCGCACCCTCTGGGACATGCATGGACCGCTCATGTTCCACCAATCCGGTGGCTGTTGCGACGGCAGTGCACCGATGTGTTTTGCCGAAGGTGACTATATGACGGGGCCCGGTGATGTTCGACTGGGCGAGTTCGACATTTCTGAAGCCCAGGATGGCTCCCAACCGATTTCTTTCTGGATGTCCACCGAACAGTTCCAGTACTGGTCTCACACCCACCTCACCGTGGACGCTGTCCCAGGACGCGGAGCCGGGTTCTCGCTAGAAGGTCCGGAAGGCAAACGCTTCATCATCCACTCACGACTGATGGAGACCGCAGAACCCTTTGTGGCCTAG
- the exaC gene encoding acetaldehyde dehydrogenase ExaC → MTVYAQPGQKGSKVTFKSRYEHWIGGQWTKPVKGNYFEDISPVNGKPFCEIARGTAEDIDAALDAAHAAAPAWGKASTTERAAVLNKIADVIDANVEMLAVAETWDNGKPIRETLNADIPLAADHFRYFVAAVRAQDGDFQEMDGDTTAYHYHEPLGVVGQIIPWNFPILMAAWKLAPALSAGNAVVLKPAEQTPASILVLAELIGDILPPGVLNIVNGFGAEAGKPLASSPRIRKIAFTGETTTGRLILQYASANIIPTTLELGGKSPNIFFDDVSQEKDDFYDKAQEGFVLFAFNQGEVCTCPSRALIQKSHYDSFLGDAVERTKKAIQGNPLDTDTQVGAQASNDQLEKILSYIDIGKQEGATLVCGGDRVDLGGDLADGYYVEPAIFEGNNKMRLFQEEIFGPVVAVTSFDDYDDAIQIANDTLYGLGAGVWSRNGNTAYRAGRDIQAGRVWVNNYHAYPAGAAFGGYKSSGIGRENNKLALSHYQQTKNLLVSYSEKPLGFF, encoded by the coding sequence ATGACTGTGTATGCACAACCGGGCCAAAAAGGCTCAAAAGTCACCTTCAAGTCACGCTACGAACACTGGATTGGTGGTCAGTGGACCAAGCCAGTCAAGGGCAACTACTTTGAAGACATTTCGCCGGTCAATGGAAAACCATTTTGCGAAATCGCCAGAGGAACCGCCGAAGACATCGACGCCGCACTCGATGCCGCACACGCCGCCGCACCGGCCTGGGGAAAAGCCAGTACTACTGAGCGCGCTGCCGTGCTCAACAAAATCGCCGACGTCATAGACGCCAACGTCGAAATGTTGGCGGTGGCCGAAACGTGGGATAACGGCAAACCCATTCGGGAAACCCTGAACGCCGATATCCCTCTCGCCGCCGACCACTTCCGCTACTTTGTGGCAGCGGTTCGGGCCCAAGATGGCGACTTCCAGGAAATGGATGGCGACACGACCGCCTACCACTACCACGAACCGTTGGGTGTGGTGGGGCAGATCATCCCCTGGAACTTCCCCATTTTGATGGCGGCGTGGAAACTCGCACCCGCCCTCTCGGCGGGTAACGCCGTCGTGTTGAAACCGGCCGAACAAACCCCCGCGTCGATTTTGGTCCTCGCGGAACTCATCGGCGACATTTTGCCTCCCGGAGTGCTGAACATTGTGAACGGTTTTGGTGCGGAAGCCGGGAAGCCTTTGGCCTCAAGCCCGAGGATTAGAAAGATTGCTTTCACCGGTGAGACCACCACGGGTCGGTTGATCTTGCAGTATGCAAGTGCCAACATTATCCCCACCACATTGGAGTTGGGGGGCAAAAGCCCCAACATCTTCTTTGACGATGTGTCCCAAGAAAAGGACGACTTTTATGACAAAGCCCAAGAGGGCTTTGTCCTCTTCGCCTTTAACCAGGGTGAAGTGTGTACGTGTCCGAGCCGTGCACTGATTCAAAAGAGCCACTACGACTCGTTCTTGGGTGACGCCGTGGAGCGGACAAAGAAAGCTATTCAGGGAAACCCGCTCGACACGGACACCCAGGTGGGTGCTCAAGCCTCCAACGACCAGTTGGAGAAAATCCTCAGCTACATCGACATCGGTAAGCAGGAGGGCGCCACGCTCGTCTGCGGTGGTGACCGTGTCGACTTGGGTGGTGACCTCGCAGATGGCTACTACGTGGAGCCCGCCATCTTCGAAGGCAACAACAAGATGCGACTGTTCCAGGAAGAAATCTTTGGACCTGTCGTCGCCGTCACGTCGTTTGACGACTATGACGACGCCATCCAGATCGCCAACGACACTCTCTACGGTTTGGGTGCCGGAGTGTGGTCGAGAAATGGCAACACCGCCTACCGCGCCGGTCGCGACATCCAGGCCGGCCGCGTGTGGGTGAACAACTACCACGCGTACCCCGCCGGTGCGGCTTTCGGTGGGTACAAGAGCAGTGGTATCGGTAGGGAGAACAACAAGTTGGCGCTCAGCCACTACCAGCAGACCAAAAACCTGCTGGTGTCTTACAGCGAGAAGCCCCTGGGCTTCTTCTAA
- a CDS encoding GAF domain-containing protein — protein MVSSHIPRRTAPDGARGPHGATEGSMPGLAQWGERWLASTSRAKDRLGDDTEALGQLRPVIRDSWLRSLGRVDPGSSQPRSVLGRSDLVDYRNAHPLAPVLPIVHRLLLRYTLDQGLIVALGDDAGRLLWVDGDAQAMRKADAMGFIEGADWSEESMGTSAPGTALWLRQAVQVRAIEHFSHVVEPWSCSAIPIRDPHSDKVLGVLDITGGDDAVAPATIPLLEATVAAMEAQLELHGPEHSRRLEQWSPPEGNQPHGSVTPKSKSITPRRRARSQPAIAPVLRVLGRDLAVIERPGHPELTLGQKHSEILTLLTLHPHGLSATALSELVYGPGRPNTTIRAEVSRLKTVLHRAGLGLRIESRPYRLHGQLDTDIARVRGFLGRGAHRVALAKYVGPVLPESLAPGIETLRRETHLHLREALMQDASVDVLLDYANLGEVRLDLEVWRACLGLLPAKSPRRTEVMLHIEALESQCNDMQPSTN, from the coding sequence ATGGTCAGCAGTCACATACCCCGTCGCACCGCTCCTGACGGCGCCAGGGGCCCTCACGGTGCCACGGAGGGCAGCATGCCGGGCCTGGCGCAGTGGGGCGAGCGCTGGTTGGCCAGCACCTCGAGGGCGAAAGACCGCTTAGGTGACGACACCGAAGCCTTAGGTCAACTGCGGCCCGTCATCAGAGACTCTTGGCTTCGCTCACTGGGCCGCGTTGACCCGGGCAGTAGTCAACCCCGCAGTGTGCTGGGGCGCAGTGATCTGGTGGACTACCGAAACGCCCACCCTCTCGCCCCCGTATTACCGATCGTTCATCGCCTGTTGCTTCGCTACACCCTGGACCAGGGCCTCATTGTGGCGTTGGGCGATGATGCCGGGAGGCTGTTGTGGGTGGACGGCGATGCCCAGGCGATGCGAAAAGCCGACGCGATGGGCTTTATTGAGGGTGCCGACTGGTCGGAAGAGTCCATGGGTACCAGTGCTCCAGGAACTGCCCTCTGGTTACGACAGGCCGTGCAGGTACGGGCCATCGAACACTTCTCGCACGTTGTGGAGCCATGGAGCTGCAGTGCCATCCCCATCCGCGACCCCCACAGCGACAAAGTCCTCGGCGTATTGGATATCACCGGTGGTGATGACGCCGTCGCACCGGCCACCATCCCGCTGCTGGAGGCCACCGTAGCGGCCATGGAAGCACAGTTGGAACTCCACGGACCCGAGCACTCCAGACGACTCGAGCAGTGGTCGCCTCCAGAGGGTAATCAACCACACGGCAGTGTGACCCCGAAATCGAAAAGTATTACCCCTCGGCGGCGAGCACGCAGCCAACCCGCAATTGCCCCCGTCCTTCGAGTACTCGGTCGAGATTTAGCCGTCATTGAGCGGCCGGGCCACCCTGAGCTCACCCTGGGCCAAAAACACTCCGAAATTCTCACCCTCCTCACCCTTCACCCCCACGGGCTCTCCGCCACCGCACTATCCGAATTGGTCTACGGACCAGGCCGGCCCAACACAACTATTCGGGCTGAAGTGAGCCGGCTCAAAACGGTGCTTCACCGCGCAGGCCTTGGCCTGCGCATCGAGTCGAGGCCGTATCGCCTTCACGGCCAGCTGGATACGGACATTGCCCGCGTGCGGGGCTTTCTTGGCCGCGGGGCCCACCGGGTGGCATTAGCCAAATATGTGGGCCCGGTATTACCCGAATCGCTTGCACCGGGTATTGAGACCCTGCGGCGAGAAACCCACCTGCACCTGCGTGAAGCACTGATGCAGGACGCCTCGGTGGACGTGTTGTTGGATTATGCGAACCTCGGTGAGGTCAGGTTGGACTTAGAAGTGTGGAGGGCGTGCCTGGGCCTACTGCCGGCGAAATCACCCCGACGCACCGAAGTGATGCTGCACATCGAAGCCCTCGAATCACAATGCAACGATATGCAACCTTCCACGAATTAA
- a CDS encoding peroxiredoxin: MTPPDVGELAPDFTLPGIVVEDGEAITRHFSLSERRGHPVVLAFYPADNSPGCTAQLCSYQDELASFRDLGAEIWGISRQNQHSHERFARTKNLGFPLLADEKGDVVAAYGVGLLGMGVRRSIFIVDAEGRISWRHISLVGFTFQSADTLKRELQLIA, translated from the coding sequence GTGACACCCCCCGACGTAGGCGAACTGGCCCCCGACTTCACCCTCCCGGGAATCGTCGTCGAAGACGGCGAAGCCATCACCCGTCATTTCAGTTTGAGTGAGCGTCGCGGTCACCCCGTCGTCCTCGCCTTTTACCCGGCAGACAACTCCCCCGGGTGCACTGCCCAGCTGTGTAGCTACCAGGACGAATTGGCAAGCTTTCGGGATTTGGGTGCAGAAATTTGGGGCATTTCTCGCCAAAACCAACACAGCCACGAACGCTTCGCCCGCACCAAGAACCTCGGCTTCCCACTGCTCGCTGACGAAAAAGGCGACGTCGTCGCCGCCTACGGTGTCGGGCTACTGGGAATGGGGGTGCGCCGAAGTATTTTCATCGTCGATGCTGAGGGCCGAATTAGCTGGCGCCACATTTCCCTCGTGGGCTTCACCTTCCAAAGCGCCGACACCCTCAAGCGCGAACTGCAACTCATCGCCTAA
- a CDS encoding CPBP family intramembrane glutamic endopeptidase produces the protein MGPTPLNPRRIRAEILIVLGLSLGMSALYATVSFWRRLADERELSQQTATLNRSLADEQIFDVIYQLLGIISGLVPVALVFYLVWSHTRPRLGAIGLDATRPTRDSAWGVGLAALIGLPGLALYIVGVNQGITVQIVPSALSDYWWTIPVLLLAAIKAGILEEVIAVGYLTHRLGQLGVAPWAIVAIQALLRGFYHLYQGIGPFFGNIAMGVVFALWFMKTKRLAPLIIAHALIDAVAFVGYPLIMGVFPDFLGFTQ, from the coding sequence ATGGGTCCCACACCGCTTAACCCCCGGCGCATTCGCGCGGAGATTCTCATTGTTCTGGGGTTAAGCCTGGGGATGAGCGCACTGTATGCGACGGTGAGTTTCTGGAGACGCCTGGCAGATGAACGGGAACTCTCCCAGCAAACCGCGACACTCAACCGCTCGTTAGCTGATGAACAGATCTTTGACGTCATTTACCAACTACTGGGCATTATCAGTGGCCTAGTCCCCGTCGCCTTGGTGTTCTACCTGGTCTGGTCGCACACCAGGCCGCGCCTGGGCGCTATCGGCTTGGATGCGACCAGGCCCACCAGAGATAGTGCGTGGGGTGTGGGCCTTGCCGCGCTCATTGGATTACCCGGCCTCGCCCTCTACATCGTGGGGGTCAACCAGGGCATCACCGTGCAAATTGTTCCCAGCGCCCTATCTGACTACTGGTGGACCATCCCCGTCCTACTGCTCGCCGCAATCAAAGCCGGGATACTCGAAGAAGTCATCGCCGTGGGGTATTTGACCCACCGGCTAGGGCAACTGGGTGTTGCCCCGTGGGCGATTGTGGCCATCCAAGCGCTACTGCGCGGTTTTTACCACCTCTATCAGGGCATTGGACCCTTTTTTGGCAACATCGCCATGGGGGTGGTCTTTGCCCTGTGGTTTATGAAAACCAAGAGGCTCGCACCACTGATCATCGCCCACGCCCTGATCGACGCCGTAGCGTTCGTGGGCTACCCACTGATTATGGGAGTCTTCCCAGATTTTCTCGGTTTCACCCAGTAG